DNA sequence from the Acidobacteriota bacterium genome:
CAGTGTCTGCGGGGTTTTGCTGGCTGCATCGCTGATTTGGACTCTGGTCGACTACCCGCGTTGGGCGAATTTCGGTTTCTTCGGTGCTCTGCTTTGCGACGGCCTCGACGGAGCCCTCGCCCGGCGCCGGGGCTGTGACAGCCGGCGCGGCAAACTGTGGGATCAGCTCTGCGATTCGGCTACCTGGGCGGCCGTTCTGTTGGCGATTCTCGCCGCCGGCCTGGCGCCGGTGCTGCCGACGGCGTTGGCCGTCTATCTGGTGCCCACCCTATTGTTTCTGGGAGTGTCCGTCAGCTCCTTGCGGGGGCCCATGGGCTTCAACCCGCGAGCCGGTTTCTACGCCCATGCGCCGAAGATCTTCGTCTATGGGGCGCTGGCGGCGTACCTGTTGGCGGGCCGGCACTGGATCGCGCCGGCGGTGCTGTGCACCGACATCGTCGGCGCCGCCAGTTGTCTCACTCTCCTTTGGCTGCTGCGCCGCCGAGACGCTCTTCCATTCGACTGAGTACGCTGGCGGTTTCGTCCTCGTCGACTCCCAGGCGCCGCTGGGCCCGCAGGGCTCGCTGGCAGTAGTAGAGGGCCGTTGCGCCTTCGTGTAGTGCGACGGCCTTCTCGGCGGAGGCGCGCAGGAAGGGTAAGGCACGCTCCAGATCGCCGGCGAGGGAGAAGTGGTGAGCCAGCGCCTCGGCGGCCTGTTCGTGGCGTTCCCGGAAGATATCGAAGAAGGCTTCGCCCACCTGGCGATGCATCTGCTGTCGGCGCAGCGGATTCAGGTTCTGATAGACCGCTTCACGAATGCGGTAGCTGGCGAATTCGAAGGTTCCACGGCGGGCTCCGCGCGCCCACAACACGATGTCGCGATCCCGCGGATTCTCCGTCCAGAAGCGCGGGAACTGGCGAATGAACCAGCGCTCCAGCATCAATTCGATGCCGATCTCCACCACCCCGATGTGCTCCTTGGCGGCTCTCTGCAGCAGCCCCACGTCGAATTTTTGACCGATCACCGTTGCCAGGACCAGGAGTTGGCGGGCGGAAGTCGGTAGGCGGCTGACCCGCCGAACGATCAGAGCGTCGAGGGTTTCCGGCAAGACCACACGGTTCAGGGCGGGTTCGTCGGTGAGGCTCCAACGTTGCTCCGGAGCCGGGGCGAGGCTTCCCTCGTCGCACAGGAAGTTGATGATCTCGACCAACCGTAGGGGCATTCCGTCGCCCTTTCGGTCCAGGAAGTCGCTCAATTCCGGTCCCCGGGCGGGGCCGACCAAGCTGGTGGCGATTTCCTCGATGTGGGCCGAGGCCAGGGGTTCGAGCGGGTGGCGATCCACCCGGCGGCGGTTGAGGGATCGAACCATGCTCTCCAGCGGATGGTCCAGGGGAAGTCCCGGATGGCTGGTGCCGAGAAACCAGACCGGCCGAGTGCGCAACCGCTCGATCAGTTCCTTGAGCAGCTCAAAGGTCGCCGTGTCGCTCCAGTGGAGATCTTCGAGAAACACGATCACCGGTTGCTGGGCAGAGCGTGGGCCGCAGAAGGCCTCCAACAGCCGGGAGGTGAGCTCCGGCAAGGAGCGCCGGCGAGGAGGTGCCGTTTCTTCCGGCGCCCGCCAGGCCGGTTCGGCCACCGGCGGCAGGGCGACCGTCAGCTCCGCGCTCAGCTCCGTGTACTTCGAACGCGGGTCCTGACTGGAGTGCGGCGGATCGTCCAACAGC
Encoded proteins:
- a CDS encoding BTAD domain-containing putative transcriptional regulator, which gives rise to MSTLEIRLLGGFQVFRDGTAVQRFESQKVRGLLAYLACHADRPHSRDRLAGLLWPELAQATARRNLRQALYNLRSSLSSAEVDPIYSAHQTVQFNPDLNYWLDVQAFDQTIERGALEDDEQLRARELARASQLYRGDFLTGFFIKGSETFEDWLVAEQERLRDAAIQNLKLLVDTLREHGEYRDAVRHARRLVEMDPLSEESHRELMQLYAISGRRSRALAQFEDLSGLLERELGVEPMPETRVLYEQILQQDMPDRSANAGEPLGPYVPLVGRSDATARLRESFEETIKTGTRFTLISGGPGLGKTRLAKSVIHQLSSQRRTSVLQGRSYHGAGPVNYQPFTEALHAALLDDPPHSSQDPRSKYTELSAELTVALPPVAEPAWRAPEETAPPRRRSLPELTSRLLEAFCGPRSAQQPVIVFLEDLHWSDTATFELLKELIERLRTRPVWFLGTSHPGLPLDHPLESMVRSLNRRRVDRHPLEPLASAHIEEIATSLVGPARGPELSDFLDRKGDGMPLRLVEIINFLCDEGSLAPAPEQRWSLTDEPALNRVVLPETLDALIVRRVSRLPTSARQLLVLATVIGQKFDVGLLQRAAKEHIGVVEIGIELMLERWFIRQFPRFWTENPRDRDIVLWARGARRGTFEFASYRIREAVYQNLNPLRRQQMHRQVGEAFFDIFRERHEQAAEALAHHFSLAGDLERALPFLRASAEKAVALHEGATALYYCQRALRAQRRLGVDEDETASVLSRMEERLGGAAAKGE
- a CDS encoding CDP-alcohol phosphatidyltransferase family protein, producing the protein MADLTTIHPATGWDDRLYVSIRRGRDVLLAPLVAPLAWLGVPPLALSVCGVLLAASLIWTLVDYPRWANFGFFGALLCDGLDGALARRRGCDSRRGKLWDQLCDSATWAAVLLAILAAGLAPVLPTALAVYLVPTLLFLGVSVSSLRGPMGFNPRAGFYAHAPKIFVYGALAAYLLAGRHWIAPAVLCTDIVGAASCLTLLWLLRRRDALPFD